The Cannabis sativa cultivar Pink pepper isolate KNU-18-1 chromosome 8, ASM2916894v1, whole genome shotgun sequence genomic interval ATCTCATTAaagtaatattttcttttagcCATAGTGGTCGCATTAGATTGACTTTTTGCATTTTGACTGCCTAATTATCTCATATACtagttttttaactttttttttttttttcaaatttacggtttgagtttctaaagtggttgcagctctaattgcaataggagtttttatacgattttttgttgcaatttaagttgcagcgctagttgcaatataaatttttatttagaatttcgtaaaaatacaaaaaaaaaaaaaaactattttaaagtgtaaaaatgaaaaagcccctAACTTTTTTTGAGTTTGATTGTAGATTTAATTTCTATGTCCTCTAACTTCATCTTACACATAAGTTAAGAGTTCATGCACTTAAAGTAGATGACGaagtcaaaatatatatttttcaatattttttatataatatataaatttgattattttcttCATAGTTTTGGGAAAaatcttaatatatattttattagtggaagataaaaaaattaatatttattataataagttGTAGCATGATAATTGCATCCCTCGTTAAAATTGGAAGGATGTATGAAGGACTATAATTGCTTGGaattcaaataaacaaataGTCAAATACTCATTCGATGATAAGGCATGTTTTAGCAAATGCCTTTAGTATCCCCACAAAAAATATACATCTGCCTAGTTTTGCTTTTGTATATGCAGCATCAACTTTGGTAATCTAATTAGTTCTTATGGCCCGTTTGGAAAAGGAGCTGGATTAGGTGTACTAATAAGCATAATTCCTATCCAATCTAATCTTGTCATATTATCCATATAGTCTAGTCAAATCCTATGTACCAAACGAACCCTTATAGTAATAAAtgtgtaatttttatttcttctaTTGTTTTAAAGTATTATGCGCAATTTTCTATCAAACTTTAACATTCTGTTAGAAAAAGAAATCGAATCAAATTAATGAGAAAATAACTATTGATTCACAAgtaaaatgaattttatttttagaaaagaTTAAACGAAACAATtatacaaattttaatttagaaaagTTTCTCATGACTATGCAATGACAAATTAGCCGTGCTTTCTAATTATCTTGAGCAAAGGAAAGATCAATGGTGCTTGCAACATCATTCATCTGCTATTAGCGGAGGAACGAATCTGCTATTTTTAAGGGTCTGCTCGAAAATATGACCCACTTTCAGCAATTTTCCCTGTGaaaggtaaaattaaaatatcccAAGTCATATTTGACACCAATTACCAGAAGGAATGTGTAGAAAGAAACAGCATAAGTGTAATACCTCATCAAATGCAGCACCAATCATTTGAAGACCAACAGGAAGGCCTGCTGACCCTCCTTCCACAAATCCACAAGGCAAAACCAATGCCGGTAGACCAGCTAAGTTAACATTGACCTGCCATATACGATATGTTAGTATCACATGTACTCACTTCATCTCTTCCTCAAATTCAAACAAATTAGAGGCAAGTTGCTTCCTTTTTAAGCCGAAAACAAATACAAATATCAAATTGGAGCATAAGTAGGACTCAGATGCTCACTGTCATTATATCGCCTGCATACATTGCCAACGGGTCGTTTTTCTTTTCACCTGTAGAAATAACAAGCATTTGAAAGATTGAGAGATAGAAAAACTTTTAAGATTAATCCAAAAGCAAAACTTTGTAAGCAGCATACCAATCTTATAAGCAGCAGATGGGGAAGCAGGTGAAATCAAAATGTCGTGTTCATCAAGAGCAGTCTTAAAGCTTTTCCGTATAATGGTTCTTACCTGCAACACTAATACAAGCATTAACTTCCTCTTAAGCCAACAAAGGATATGTAAAGAGTCACCCAGTAAAATATGATAACCAAAAAAGAAACAAGCAAGACTATAAGTTTTGAAATTTAGTACTAATTTTCATGTTTATCAATAACATGTTCAATTAAATTACACACTGCCGCCATAGCACTAATAAAACTACCCCTAAATTTATAATCAAGGCAATGAGAGTATAAGTAggtcatatgtatcaagaacaATTTATCTTCTGGTGAGTGGTAACAAGCCTGTTGATACAAATCTATTTCAGTACTATGGTGTTGGAATGCATGTACTAATTTAGGGGACTCCTACCAAATCATGCTTTCACATGTTAATAAATTAGTTAATGTAATATTGCAAAACTTGGCATAATGATCAGGCTACCTGCTGGGCACGCTTGTAATATGCATCATAATAACCAGCAGAAAGTGCATATGTTCCCATTAAAATCCTCATTTTGACCTGCAAATTATTTATCAAGTTACTCAAGTCACCACCAAAGTCTAGATAAATAACTGACAGATTATCTCCATTCACAGAACACTCGTAACCAAACAAACAAATTGCAAAAAAGATTCAGACTAGCCAATTAACTACTTTTTACCTCATTACCAAATCCCTTGGCTCGGGAATCCCCATATAGAGAGTTTAATTCATCAGCAGCAGCTTGATTTCCATACctgtatacatttttttaagtaaaagtCAAGAGAAAACATTCAGTTTCGAAAAGTTGTGTACCAACTAAAGTCAAAGTGTTTGGATGCCCATTAGCATTAGAGAAGCTGAATGTTCATGAGAAGTAGAGGCCTTTATCAGGTGTTGTCTCCAGAGTGGTGTGTTTATTGCAAGAAAAATGGGAGACTGATTCCAATTTAGTTTTGGAATGTCCCTTCCCTCAATTGCTATGGCATAAGATGATCTAAAATCCAAGGGGTTTATGGTGCAATTGAAGAGTGAATCTCAGAGCTGTGTTGAGGGTAATCCTGTATATTTCTTTTTGTATTATACTTGCTGTACTGTGACTGATTTTTGATAGTGGGGAAGCTCTAAAACTGGATGCGGGACAATCTGGTCCGAACCAGTATAAATTCTcgtgttcttttatttttattgaagttTATGCACTTTGTTTCTCTGGTTCTTTGTTAGTTGTTGTGCAATTTAGGACGAAAACAATGTTGCACTAATGATTTTGTTACACCTTAGCccccttttttactttttacttcGCAACTAATTGGAAACATTGTTCTCgagttttaaaaataacaaatctaATATTTACACCTTAATCATGTCGGAAAAGTGCTACAAACTACCATTTTTTCGCACACCTTTCATCAATAAAAAGGAATGAAAAATTACCTCACGCCATCATAACGTGATAGGTTAGAAGATGATTCAGAGGAAGCAAGAATATAGTAGGATGGCAACCCAAGGGAGAAAGATGGTAAAGAAACCTGCAAGTGAACATTCATAGATATTAAGGGATACAGAGACAGCAACTAAACCTACAAGGCTACAACTGAACATTCAAAGAGAAATCGCTCAGATAGTAAAGAATATAGAAGTttaaaaatcccacaaaaagtTGAAATGGAAAATTAATAACATAGAAAGTAAACCTCTGACACAGAGCATCCTAATTCTTCAAGATGTGAAGCAGCACCACGGATAACAGTAGTTACTCCATGATCAACACCTTCATCAATAGTTTCACGGATAAGGCCAACTCTCAACCCCTTCAAAGGCTTAGATTCCGaaaaattaattgaagaaaTAAGAGAAGTGAAGTCGGGAACCTCCTGAAAAGATCATagacaaaatttaaaaacacaATGTATAACAATAATGTACTAGCATTACAAAGTACTGCAGGAAAGTTCAATAAAATCTTACTACCCCCTTGCATTAGTCTTTAGACTAAAGTGGGATTGTGGAATGTAAACAAGATGCTTAAACCAAGCATTTTGGCATTTGTCCAAATACAAAAATTGACATATTTTACCCACAAACACCAGaatcttaaaataaattaagctATTTTGCTCAGAATTTGCACGAATAGTTGGAAACAGATATTAATTTGTTTGGACAAATTTGCTATATTAGCCATTGAACAatatttagatattattttttaaggcAAAAAAATAGTACGTCTAGAAAATATGGGAAATTGCTTACTTGTTTGCTACTAGTAGCATCAAGTCTATCATGACCAGAAATTGCATGGAGAAGAATACCAGCATCTGCAACAGATGAACCAAAGCAGCCAATGACATCAAGTGAGGATGCATATGCCATTAGTCCAAACCTTGAAACCCGTCCATACGTGGGCTTCAACCCAACAACACCACAGAATGAAGCTGGCTGTCTTACACTTCCACCAGTATCACTTCCCAGGGAGACCATACACTGTCTAGCAGAAACAGCAGCCGCAGAGCCTCCAGACGATCCTCCAGGAACCCTAGAAACATCCCACGGGTTTGCAGTCACCTAATGAATGAACAGATGCACCACCTGAGTAAATCAACCCAAGTCACCACTCAACTCTCCAGTGCAAAACATGAGAAAAAGGAGAGATGAGCTATTGTGTCACCATCTCCCATTACCATTACAACATCCAAAGATATGATTTTTCTACACTCTAAATCTTAAGTAACTTCCTTCACTTTCTACTCACATTGCATCCATTCCTTCAAAATATAgttataatttaaaagaaataaaaaaaatgaaaaacctgATAAGCAGAGGCTTCAGTAGTGCTACCCATACCGAACTCATCCAAATTAGTCTTGCCCACAATGATTCCACCTTGCTCCTTGATCTTCCTCACCGCAGTGGCATCAAACGGTGGCCTATAACCATCCAGAACGCGAGAGCCACCAGTGGAAGGCATGTCAGAGGTACAAATATTGTCCTTAACACCAACGAGGACCCCAGCCAAGGGACCCAGCTCCTCATTCCTATTGATTTTGTCATCAAGCTCTTGTGCCTGGCGCAAGAGGGAGTCAGATACGTGGAGAAAGGACTTGAGAGAGGGCTCAGTGAGACGAAGGCGAGTGAGGAAGGAGTTGACAAGTTGAGTAGCAGTGAGCTTTCGGGAGAGGAGGGAGTGGCGAAGGTTGAGGATTTGGGAGGACTGAGATGCTTGAGTGTCAGTGGGGGTGAGAGGCTGCGTGGATAGGGAAGAGAGGGCTTTGAAGTTGAAGGAGGTGTGGTGGCGGAGGAGGGAGATTGGGCTGGAGgggaagcaagagagagagcgAGGAGGGTGCATAGTGGATAACATTTTCaaacactgaaaaaaaaaaatgaaaacacaGCTGAAAGTATTAAACTTTTACACCATACTTCTTCAGttcaaactcaaaaaaaaaaaattcaaaatggcGGCAAATTGTGATGCACTTGCTCCATAGATAACTCAAGTCTTAAGTCTCAACTATACAGATATGTCAATAGTTATCTCACTTCTTAAAACCAACAACAATACAATGTGTATATACATGTGTGTGTATAATCTACACCTGAAAGAAttgtgatttttaattgaatgGTCGAATTGTGTATTCAGTTAACAACTACACCTAAAAGTCATTAGTTCAACttctcttatatattatttggaCCAATTTTCACTGAAATTACAACAattcttcataaaaataaataaatacataaagagagagaagaaataaCCTACCGTGAGTTACGAATGCGGTACACTGGCACTGAAGATGAAGAAAAGACAAAATGAAGTTAGGGTTTTCGCGAGAACTGATTTGTAGCGGGAAAAAGGGACAGTGTTGTTGCAACTCAAGATTGTGAGaatgaggagaagaagaagataagagaaatAGTTTTAATCTTGTAATTTAGGTATTTTTAACTTTGAACTCAACCTGACCTTTTTCTTCCTTTGTAAAAGTTTTAAAACGACATGTTAGGCAGTGTCGTTTGATTCTCGTCCTCTTTAACTCAGCAAACGAAAGTGTCTAACTGGGCTGGTTACATACAGGTACAGCCCCTTTTCTTgttccttttcttcttcttcttcaaatatAGTGAAGTTTTAGATTTTCCTTTAggtcaatactaatataatgtttttagagatttttcatttttgtacTGTTCAACTAATGTGTATTTTCATGTGTTAACTGTTAATTGGGTGCATCCTTGTTGTAACCAAAACCAAGTAATAGAATCTGTGAGATATCTTTTTCCTGTTCAATTTAAGTTCTCACTTCCTATTGAATTGgatgtttcttttttctttctttttgacaTCATTTGTAAATTGTAAATCAACAACTCTTTATAAACTATtaacaacataaaattttaaCATAAGGACTCAAGAGAGTGGTAATATTGGTTAGAACTTTTAGAAATGAACCAGACAATCTGTTCCCTACAAAAGAACAAATGAATATCTCAAATTCTCAACAGTATATAAATatagtgaaactttttgtatcTGTTTTAAATTATAATCCCAATACCTGAGAATCATATTTCAGAATCATTGTATAGAAACAACAAGAATAATTAGTTTCCTCTAAAAAGATAGGTCTGTCATAGCCACATGACCAGCCCTACAGAACATAAGCtgtactaattttctaattaacttGTGACCATGGATTATCATAGCTAGAAGCAAATGTATCAAAACTCAACGTGAATGGAATTATCACCAACTTACTAATAACTTGTGGATTTAAAAATGATCACAATCTGAGGAGGACAAGTAAGTAGACAGATAATAAATATTGGAAATTTCTGTTGAACACTCCTCTTTTGGTATGGTAGATttttatctgttttagcattcaaatattaaattttatcattaggtatattgtaattatataagaccacttataaatttttggaaaattttaaatattttagagtGTTGAAATTaagattcaaataattatttaccacatgtataaaaaaaaacaataatttatttttggtattATAAACAAACTATTTAGAATATTCTAAAATTTTACAGACGGTTGTGAATAACCATTACCTACAAgatcatgaaaaaaataaattaaaagattCTTATAGATGCTGAAATAGATAAGAGGTCGATCGAAATACCCCAACTATAAACTTACTCATAAAATTTATTAGAGCATTGTTGTGGGACACCAAAGTGTCGTAGCAGCACCACTATAAGGTGATAtcttataattagttagcgATTTGTTATAATGTTTATTAAATGAGTATAATAATATTAGGCACCAACCGTGCCTTTCTAAATAAGTTGCATCTCACGATTAATTaacgatattttttaaaaattattttttaagttacatGAACTCAATACTTAACTAGCATTATAATACCATATGATTAATAGCTTTTagcaaataaaaaacaaaataggTATATCATTTCTcaattaattaatgtataaagGATAAGAAAGTAagtaaataaagaaataaatatagTAAGTAACAACATCCAAACCGAATTGTGATGTCAACCCATAGCCATAGTTATACTCACGTACTCTATCCACTCCCATGGCTACCCATCTCTAGTTCTACGCAAACACCTCCAAAACGAGCTCGTATACTAAACCACTCCACCGCTACTAAACCCATAATTCACTCACCCTCTTCCTCTTCCCAACCATGGATCGAATCACTGCGATTTCAGGTCCGTTCCAATCTTTTCCGGGAAGCCATTTCGACCTACATTCACATCACAAGCACCGGTATTCCACCGGACAATTTCGCTTTCCCCGCAATTCTAAAGGCTGCTACGGCTCTTCACGACTTGGATTTGGGGAAGCAGATTCATTCCCACGTAGTGAAATTCGGCTACCAATCGTCTTCGGTCGCCGTGGCTAATACCCTTGTCAACGTGTACGGAAAATGCGGTGATATTGACGATGCATGTAAGGTGTTTGAGAGAATCACTGAAAGAGACCAAGTTTCTTGGAACTCGATGATTGCGGCTTTCTGTCGTTTTCAAGAGTGGGAACTTGCTTTGGAGGCGTTTCGGTCTATGCTAAGGGAAGAAAACGTGGTGCCTAGCTCTTTTACTCTGGTGAGCGTGGCACATGCTTGTTCGAATTTGGACAAGCATCGTGGTTTGTGGCTTGGTAAGCAAGTTCATGGATATAGTCTTAGGAATGGAGATAGGAAgacttttacaatcaatgctttGATTGCTATGTATGCTAAGCTTAGACGAGTTGATGATTCCATAGCTTTATTTCAGTTATTTGAGGACCGTGATTTGGTTTCGTGGAACACCATGATAAGTTCATTATCACAAAATGACCGGTTTGTAGAAGCCTTAGTGTTCTTGCACAAGATGGTTCTTGCAGGATTTAAACTAGATGGTGTCACCATTGCAAGTGTTCTTCCTGCCTGCTCTCATCTTGAGATGCTAGACTTGGGGAAGGAAATTCATGCTTATGCAATGCGCAATGATAATTTGGTAAGAAATTCTTATGTGGGAAGTGCTTTAGTTGACATGTACTGCAATTGTAGATTAGTAGAGAGTGGTCGACGAGTTTTCGATTCTATCTTGGAGCGAAGGATTGCTCTCTGGAATGCTATGATTACTGGTTATGCACAAAATGAGCATGATGAGGAGGCATTGAGCTTGTTTCTTGAAATGTATGCTGTTTCTGGGATTTCTCCCAATGCTACCACTATGTCAAGTATTGTTCCTGCTTGTGTTCGCTGTGAAGATTTCTCTGATAAAGAAAGTATCCATGGCTATGTAGTAAAAATGGGTTTTGCAAGTGACCGTTATGTGCAAAACGCGTTAATGGACATGTACTCCAGGATGGGGAAGATagaaatatctaagaaaatattTGAAAGCATGAAAGAAAGAGATATAGTATCTTGGAACACTATGATTACTGGTTATGTTATTTGTGGATATCATGATGAAGCACTTAATTTGCTACATGAGATGCAACTAGGCTCTGGTGAACTGAAAGATGAGAAAGGCATTCGTCTCAAACCGAATTCAGTAACGCTCATGACAATCCTTCCTGGTTGTGCTGCATTGTCAGCACTTGCTAAGGGTAAAGAAATTCATGCTTATGCTATTAGACATTTGTTGGCATCTGATGTGGCAGTTGGTAGTGCACTAGTTGATATGTATGCAAAATGTGGTTCCTTGAATGTAGCTAGTGCTGTATTTAATGAAATGCCCATTCGAAATGTGATCACATGGAATGTACTCATTATGGCCTACGGAATGCATGGGAGAGCTAAAGAAGCCTTGGAACTATTTGACAACATGATGGTTGAAAGAGTCAATAATAAAGAAGTGAGGCCTAGTGAAGTTACATTTATAGCAGTTTTTGCAGCATGTAGTCACTCTGGGATGGTTTCTGAAGGATTGAAATTGTTCCATAGAATGAAAGAGGACTATGGGGTCGAGCCTATACCAGATCATTATGCGTGTGTTGTAGATTTGCTTGGCCGAGCTGGTAAGGTGGAGGAGGCATTTCAACTCATCAACACAATGCCTTCTAACTTTGACAAAGCAGGTGCTTGGAGTAGCCTTCTTGGTGCTTGTCGAATTCATCAGAATGTAGAGATTGGGGAGATTGCAGCTGAGAATCTCTTGCAGTTGGAGCCCAATGTAGCTAGTCACTATGTTCTTCTCTCTAACATCTACGCATCTGCTGGGCTTTGGGACAAGGCAATGAATATTCGGAGAATGATGAAGGAAATGGGGGTGAAAAAAGAACCTGGCTGTAGCTGGATCGAATTCGGTGACAAAGTGCATAAGTTTTTGGCTGGAGATGGATCCCATCCACAAAGTGAGCAACTCCATGAATTTCTTGAGACCCTTTCTGTTAGGATGAAAAAGGAAGGATATGTGCCTGATACTTCTTGTGTGCTTCATGATGTTGAAGAAGAAGCAAAAGAAACTTTGCTTTGTGGGCACAGTGAGAAACTAGCGATAGCTTTCGGGATTCTGAATACTCCTCCTGGAACTACCATTAGAGTTACCAAGAACCTTAGAGTTTGTAATGACTGCCATGCTGCAAGTAAGGTCATCTCTAAGATAGTTAACAGGGAAATCATTTTAAGGGATGTAAGGAGATTCCATCATTTCAAGAATGGAACTTGTTCTTGTGGGGATTATTggtaaatattatataaaggTGGGAAGAGGTGATTGATAACCTCATTTTTTTCTAACGATTTTGCTTAGCTTGCTTTGTCATTCTTGGATTTGTTGTTTATGGTTGTACAACTAAattgaaaagagaaaaaagaaaataggactatatcaaaaaaaaaaaagatcacaATCTAAAGCAGTAATATTCTCCtaaatttcttttatattaAGTTCCTGAATAAAACTATAacgttataaaaaaaaaaaaaggattgaTTTGTATAAAGCCTCATTATATTATATCTCTATATAATATGAACTAAAGTCTACATATAGATCATGTACAAATGATTACTTTTcccttacatatatatatttatatataaatgtgtgaATAGGCTAGCTACACTTTTCAGAACTAACACTTAATAGCTGGCTGTTTTCTCCAGTTTCAATTCTTAATAGCTGGCTATTGTCTTCAGTTTCAATGTACAAAGAGCTAGAACTATCACTACAAGGGCCATAAGTTGACATGCTTAGGGAAGGGCTTGGGTTCTGCCAGAAATGATTCCCAGAGCTTCTTTGCTTGGAGTTAGTGGAAGAAAACCCGGGATCAGACAGTAGCTCTTGCACCGCTGTTCGGCCTTCAAGAATGCTTACCACTTGTGACATTGTTGGTCGAAGAGTTGGGGAGGCATTGGTGCACAAGAGAGCAACATTAAGCATTAGAATTGCTTCCTCTGATGAGAATTCTGATCCCAAAGATGGATCAACCATTTCCAATAGATTCCCTCTCTCTTGCAACACATAGGCCTAacatgaaaaaagaaaacattGGTTATGTCAATGTCATGATGAGCATACTTCATCAACAATACTTATTTGAATTTGTGAAACAATTTGCTGATTATTACCCAGTCAAGAAGGTAAACGAAATCATCTGGTCGATAGTTCGAGTTGCTCTTTCCACTGACTATCTCCAATGCCACAACTCCAAAGCTATAAACATCAGCTTTGTCGGTCAAGTAGCCACGCATTGCATACTCTGGAGCCATATAACCGCTGCAGGATCAACAGTCGAAAAAGAGGTTTTAGTATGATTAAATATAAACTAATTTTGCACAGTTGGTTCTTTTTATGTAGAGAAAAACATACATAGTCCCAGCAATCCGAGTGCTGATGTGGGTGTTGTCATCTTCATTGAGCTTTGCCAAGCCGAAATCAGAAATTTTAGCATTGAAATCCTTGTCGAGTAACACATTGCTTGTCTTGATGTCCCTATGCACAATTTTTATTGTAGATTCTTCATGGAGATATACCAAACCTCTAGCAATACCCATGCAAATTTTCTTCCTGGTAGACCAGTCTAATTTCAATCTATGAGATGGGTCCTTCCCTGCATATGATTAGAAAAAGTTCATCATTAAACTTTCTACTATAAATTGTTTCTATTTAAACAGCAATACAGCTAAAGAACTTACCGAAAAGTGCTCGGGATAGACAATTGTTTTCCATATACTCATAAATCAGCATCAGCTGGTTTCCTTCAACACAGCAGCCGTGTAGCTTCACAAGATTTTGATGTTGCAGGGCGGAAATCATCCCTATCTCATTCACAAATTCGCGATTTCCTTGCTTTGATTTTGATGAGAGCTGCTTTACTGCAATTATGGTGCCATCTGATAATTCACCCTGCATTGAAAAAATAGAGTTCACATTGACGGTAAGTTTcgccaaaaaaaattacatgcgAGTTACATAATAAGCGGTGAATTACGACATCTACAAAGCACAAAGTTTCACACACAAAACCCAGTAAGAATTAAGACATTTGGTACAAAGATGTTGATGTACATCCAAGAGATACTGATGGATGATCATATGGATTTACTTTCTCAAAACCTTCCAATGAATTCAATATAGTTTAATCAGTAGTTTCTGCAGCAAGATACAAAATCTTCCATAGCATTTACTCCTACACTTCCAAATAATCTAACCAACATTCATTTGCAGAAGCAGTAACTTATAATTACCTTGTACACTGCACCAAAACCACCCTCCCCAAGTTTATTTGCAGGATCAAAGTTTGTTGTTGCAGTCTTTATCTGTCTCAAAGTAAATATCCCAGTTTGCAGATCCATATTTCTGAATTCTGTTACAAATGTGGAAGAGAAATAATTGAGATTCGAAAAGGATAAAATTCGTCTCTAACAATACCAAGGAAGGAGAAAGCATTTCAGTCTTGTATGTTTTTTCTTAGATAAAATTTAAAGATTGATTTGTGATCATGTTATTTATACAACATGGACAAATTCTCCACATCACTTGGTGTTAGTAACAGTTGGACTAGAAGAAACTTCTTTTGAAATCATGAGCTGAGTAATTATAGAGTTTGAAGTTCATACCTTTGTCTGTGGAATCTTTTCCTCCAAGCCAACCCTTCCTCCTCAGAATGACTGTGATTAGCAAGCAAAGAAATAAAGAGCTAACCAATATCCCCACAATTAACAGGACATTAATCTTTTTACTTATAGCTGAAGGGGGTGAAGGGGGTTTGAAGTCTGCAAAAGAATGAATAATAATGTTAAAgatcatatacatatacataagcATATGTAAGTTTGACAGTGCCACAAGTCTTTTCTCCAAAACAGCACTTACTAGGATCTACTGAAATGGCTGAAATTAGAGGACCATAAAACCCTCTCTCTGGGATTCCAGTTGTTCCTTTTCCAGCCCAGTAAAACCGAATCTTTAGTGTATTACTTGTGACAAATACTGTAAAATTCTTCACAATGGGTTTACCAACATCACCAGCTTCCTTTTCTATATTGAAATCTTTCAGGACTAACTTTTCCTATATGCAAAAGAGTTAAGTGAATAACTTACTACTCACAATTACAAACAGTGAACTCTCTAGTCTCTACCATATTGTATTTGTGGGATTTTAGTTACCTGGATATAGACATCGAAAATACGCTTTCCAAGACTGATGAATGACTTGTCATTAGTGAATATGATCTCAGCAAAGTGAAGCTTTACAGTGTAGTTTCCATTAATAAGACAGAGTCCATAGTAAGTGGCAGAGAGAGGAGAGACGCGTGCTGTTGTGTATAACTCAGAAATGGGCCTTGAGACGTTGAGAGCAGTAGTGTTGGTCAAAATATAGGTATCGTCATCCATGTCATTGTCGACGAAGTTCCCTGTGCTGCTCAACGCCCAGTCCTGGCCTGAGTAATACATTGCAGCACCTCTTTGTTCCCTATCAGCTTCATAAGTCGTTCCATTGATAGTTACTTCATTTCCGCCACAATTAATGTGCAAAGAAAAACGATCTGTttcaatccaaaaaaaataacatcaatGGCCCAAGATTTGCAAGGTTTTAAACATCCCATTATAAAGCTTAATGTATTAGACAAGAGTACTTTTCATTCATTTACCAATTCTTTATTTCCATGAAATGCTATACCAAAATGCAACTTTGAAACAAAAGTAAATCTTC includes:
- the LOC115701146 gene encoding glutamyl-tRNA(Gln) amidotransferase subunit A, chloroplastic/mitochondrial — protein: MLSTMHPPRSLSCFPSSPISLLRHHTSFNFKALSSLSTQPLTPTDTQASQSSQILNLRHSLLSRKLTATQLVNSFLTRLRLTEPSLKSFLHVSDSLLRQAQELDDKINRNEELGPLAGVLVGVKDNICTSDMPSTGGSRVLDGYRPPFDATAVRKIKEQGGIIVGKTNLDEFGMGSTTEASAYQVTANPWDVSRVPGGSSGGSAAAVSARQCMVSLGSDTGGSVRQPASFCGVVGLKPTYGRVSRFGLMAYASSLDVIGCFGSSVADAGILLHAISGHDRLDATSSKQEVPDFTSLISSINFSESKPLKGLRVGLIRETIDEGVDHGVTTVIRGAASHLEELGCSVSEVSLPSFSLGLPSYYILASSESSSNLSRYDGVRYGNQAAADELNSLYGDSRAKGFGNEVKMRILMGTYALSAGYYDAYYKRAQQVRTIIRKSFKTALDEHDILISPASPSAAYKIGEKKNDPLAMYAGDIMTVNVNLAGLPALVLPCGFVEGGSAGLPVGLQMIGAAFDEGKLLKVGHIFEQTLKNSRFVPPLIADE
- the LOC115699401 gene encoding pentatricopeptide repeat-containing protein At3g57430, chloroplastic, encoding MSTHSHSYTHVLYPLPWLPISSSTQTPPKRARILNHSTATKPIIHSPSSSSQPWIESLRFQVRSNLFREAISTYIHITSTGIPPDNFAFPAILKAATALHDLDLGKQIHSHVVKFGYQSSSVAVANTLVNVYGKCGDIDDACKVFERITERDQVSWNSMIAAFCRFQEWELALEAFRSMLREENVVPSSFTLVSVAHACSNLDKHRGLWLGKQVHGYSLRNGDRKTFTINALIAMYAKLRRVDDSIALFQLFEDRDLVSWNTMISSLSQNDRFVEALVFLHKMVLAGFKLDGVTIASVLPACSHLEMLDLGKEIHAYAMRNDNLVRNSYVGSALVDMYCNCRLVESGRRVFDSILERRIALWNAMITGYAQNEHDEEALSLFLEMYAVSGISPNATTMSSIVPACVRCEDFSDKESIHGYVVKMGFASDRYVQNALMDMYSRMGKIEISKKIFESMKERDIVSWNTMITGYVICGYHDEALNLLHEMQLGSGELKDEKGIRLKPNSVTLMTILPGCAALSALAKGKEIHAYAIRHLLASDVAVGSALVDMYAKCGSLNVASAVFNEMPIRNVITWNVLIMAYGMHGRAKEALELFDNMMVERVNNKEVRPSEVTFIAVFAACSHSGMVSEGLKLFHRMKEDYGVEPIPDHYACVVDLLGRAGKVEEAFQLINTMPSNFDKAGAWSSLLGACRIHQNVEIGEIAAENLLQLEPNVASHYVLLSNIYASAGLWDKAMNIRRMMKEMGVKKEPGCSWIEFGDKVHKFLAGDGSHPQSEQLHEFLETLSVRMKKEGYVPDTSCVLHDVEEEAKETLLCGHSEKLAIAFGILNTPPGTTIRVTKNLRVCNDCHAASKVISKIVNREIILRDVRRFHHFKNGTCSCGDYW